The Solanum pennellii chromosome 11, SPENNV200 genome contains a region encoding:
- the LOC107003618 gene encoding uncharacterized protein LOC107003618 yields MASFFTSYFLPLVLIANIFNFQTSLCDTSADEALIADICRQVQDPPFCLNTFRKFLAHLYVPEEVTRAAIAQSLQNANNNHAFIQAAKATAKDKETQDLYAICDSSYGLMTTVLQDAAQSLANKDYNGLENDLSRCPKFVSDCQNALGSKTTPQMLDRSRKQFDLLIMSKVAEGLIKK; encoded by the coding sequence atggCTTCTTTTTTTACTTCATACTTCCTTCCTTTAGTACTCATTgcaaatattttcaactttcaaaCCTCTTTATGTGACACGAGTGCAGACGAGGCATTGATAGCAGATATATGTAGACAAGTACAAGATCCTCCTTTTTGCTTAAACACTTTTAGAAAATTTTTAGCTCATCTGTATGTTCCAGAAGAAGTAACACGAGCTGCTATCGCTCAATCGTTACAAAATGCTAACAATAACCATGCTTTCATACAAGCAGCTAAAGCAACTGCAAAAGACAAAGAGACCCAAGACTTGTATGCTATTTGTGACAGTAGTTATGGATTAATGACAACCGTTCTCCAAGATGCTGCCCAATCATTAGCTAACAAGGATTATAATGGCTTGGAGAATGACCTTTCAAGGTGTCCCAAATTTGTGAGTGATTGTCAAAATGCACTTGGTAGCAAGACAACGCCTCAAATGTTAGATAGAAGTAGAAAACAATTTGATCTTTTAATAATGTCAAAAGTTGCCGAAGGCCTCATTAAGAAATAG